The following are from one region of the Gryllotalpicola protaetiae genome:
- a CDS encoding bifunctional PIG-L family deacetylase/class I SAM-dependent methyltransferase, with protein sequence MTFTHLDASTAEDAWQGSPRWQGVGELRLPQTARLVVLAAHPDDESLGAGALIARANRLGWAVDIVVATDGEASHPASPTHTPEQLRVRRQSELHGAVAALAPDARLTTLGLRDGGLPGQEHLLRAGIEAVIAAGDPPLLVAPWCADGHGDHEAVGRLAHELAAARGLRLLEYPIWLWHWAAPDSPEVPWAQLSVLHADDAERAAKRAATGGYVSQTYPLSDAPGDEAMLGPEIQRHFDRSEEVYVEHGGALPARFFDEFYDGNADPWGFETRWYEERKRAVTLAALPRPTFGHALELGCATGVLTAQLAPRVEELLSVDISAEPLARARRRVNAGHVSFERLATPGEWPDGEFDLIVLSEVGYYWGDELALGIERMLGSLSPHGALLACHWRHPVAEYPLSGDEVHDALRRRSDLVRTVSHVEEDFLLEVFQRPPGASVARETGLV encoded by the coding sequence GTGACGTTCACGCACCTCGACGCGAGCACCGCAGAGGACGCGTGGCAGGGCTCGCCCCGCTGGCAGGGCGTCGGCGAGCTGCGCCTGCCGCAGACGGCCCGGCTCGTCGTGCTCGCCGCGCACCCCGACGACGAGAGCCTCGGCGCAGGCGCGCTGATCGCCCGCGCCAACCGCCTCGGGTGGGCGGTCGACATCGTGGTCGCGACCGACGGCGAGGCATCCCACCCCGCATCGCCGACGCACACACCCGAGCAGCTGCGCGTGCGCCGCCAATCCGAACTGCACGGCGCCGTCGCCGCGCTCGCGCCGGACGCCCGGCTCACGACGCTCGGTCTGCGCGACGGCGGGCTGCCCGGTCAGGAGCATCTGCTGCGCGCGGGAATCGAAGCCGTCATCGCCGCCGGCGATCCGCCGCTGCTCGTCGCACCATGGTGCGCCGACGGGCACGGCGACCACGAGGCCGTCGGCCGGCTCGCGCACGAGCTCGCCGCCGCGCGCGGGCTGCGGCTGCTCGAGTACCCGATCTGGCTCTGGCACTGGGCGGCGCCCGACTCGCCGGAGGTGCCGTGGGCGCAGCTCTCCGTGCTGCACGCCGACGACGCCGAACGGGCGGCGAAGCGGGCGGCCACGGGCGGTTACGTGAGCCAGACGTATCCGCTCTCCGACGCGCCGGGTGACGAGGCGATGCTCGGCCCTGAGATCCAGCGGCACTTCGACCGCAGCGAGGAGGTCTACGTGGAGCACGGCGGCGCGCTTCCCGCGCGGTTCTTCGATGAGTTCTACGACGGCAACGCCGACCCGTGGGGCTTCGAGACCAGATGGTACGAGGAGCGCAAGCGGGCGGTCACGCTCGCCGCGCTGCCACGGCCGACGTTCGGCCACGCGCTCGAACTCGGCTGCGCGACCGGTGTGCTGACCGCGCAGCTCGCGCCGCGCGTGGAGGAGCTGCTCAGCGTCGACATCTCGGCAGAGCCGCTCGCGCGTGCCCGGCGGCGCGTGAACGCCGGGCACGTCTCTTTCGAACGCCTCGCGACACCGGGGGAGTGGCCGGACGGCGAGTTCGACCTCATCGTGCTGTCGGAGGTGGGCTACTACTGGGGCGACGAGCTCGCGCTCGGCATCGAGCGGATGCTCGGCTCCCTGTCGCCACACGGTGCGCTGCTCGCGTGCCATTGGCGGCACCCGGTCGCCGAGTACCCGCTGTCGGGCGACGAGGTGCATGACGCGCTGCGGCGGCGCTCCGACCTGGTGCGCACCGTCTCGCATGTGGAGGAGGACTTCCTGCTCGAGGTGTTCCAGCGTCCCCCGGGCGCGTCGGTGGCGCGCGAGACGGGACTCGTGTGA
- a CDS encoding SHOCT domain-containing protein has product MTFFQSIWLVFEIFLFIAYLMILFQIIGDLFRDKSLNGWVKAIWILFLVIVPLITAIVYVIARGRGMGQRQLEAQQRARHAADDYIRSVAGSGPEGGSPVEQIARAKDLLDAGAITQAEFDKLKADALR; this is encoded by the coding sequence ATGACCTTCTTCCAATCCATCTGGCTCGTCTTCGAGATCTTCCTCTTCATCGCCTACCTGATGATCCTGTTCCAGATCATCGGCGACCTGTTCCGCGACAAGTCGCTCAACGGGTGGGTGAAGGCGATCTGGATCCTCTTCCTCGTCATCGTGCCGCTCATCACCGCGATCGTGTACGTCATCGCGCGCGGGCGCGGCATGGGTCAGCGACAGCTCGAGGCGCAGCAGCGGGCCCGGCATGCGGCTGACGACTACATCCGGTCGGTCGCGGGAAGCGGTCCGGAGGGCGGCAGCCCGGTCGAGCAGATCGCGCGCGCCAAGGACCTGCTCGACGCCGGCGCGATCACGCAGGCCGAATTCGACAAGCTGAAGGCGGATGCCTTGCGCTAA
- the glsA gene encoding glutaminase A — protein sequence MLNTRSGDVAQQVSTGSLPGWERVDALVRDAHEHLLADRDGAVADYIPTLAAADPELFGIAVVDVTGGAHDVGDAVTAFTIQSISKAFVYALVAQELGRDLVGERIGVNNTGLAFNSVVALELNDGHPMNPMVNAGAIATTALVPGATAAEKWSRLTAAMSAFAGRHLAVDQEVYASESATNDRNRAIARLLRSYDRLDGDPEEIVDLYTRQCSLLVSAHDLAVMGATLADGGVNPVSGEQVVSDAVSRDTVAVLASSGLYEHSGEWLLEVGVPGKSGVSGGVVAVAPGKGAIGAFSPRLDKAGNSVRGQRATARLSRALGLNIFASRSSNAELPTTDRTRGVT from the coding sequence ATGCTCAACACGCGCTCCGGTGACGTCGCGCAGCAGGTCTCGACCGGCTCGCTGCCCGGGTGGGAGCGGGTCGACGCGCTCGTGCGAGACGCGCACGAACACCTGCTCGCCGACCGCGATGGCGCCGTCGCGGACTACATCCCCACCCTCGCCGCCGCCGACCCCGAGCTGTTCGGGATCGCCGTCGTGGATGTCACGGGCGGGGCGCACGACGTGGGCGACGCTGTCACCGCATTCACCATCCAGTCGATCTCGAAGGCGTTCGTCTATGCGCTCGTCGCGCAGGAGCTCGGCCGCGACCTGGTCGGCGAGCGCATCGGCGTGAACAACACCGGCCTTGCCTTCAACTCGGTCGTCGCTCTCGAGCTCAACGACGGGCACCCGATGAATCCCATGGTCAACGCAGGGGCGATCGCCACCACCGCGCTGGTGCCCGGTGCGACGGCTGCCGAGAAGTGGAGCCGGCTCACCGCGGCGATGTCCGCCTTCGCCGGCCGGCATCTGGCCGTCGACCAGGAGGTCTACGCCTCCGAGTCGGCGACCAACGACCGCAACCGGGCCATCGCCCGCCTGCTGCGCAGCTATGACCGGCTCGACGGCGACCCTGAGGAGATCGTCGACCTGTACACGCGGCAGTGCTCGCTGCTGGTGAGCGCTCACGATCTCGCCGTGATGGGCGCTACGCTCGCCGACGGCGGGGTCAACCCGGTCAGCGGCGAGCAGGTCGTCTCCGACGCGGTGAGTCGCGACACCGTCGCTGTGCTCGCCTCCTCCGGGCTCTACGAGCACAGCGGGGAGTGGCTGCTCGAAGTCGGCGTGCCCGGGAAATCCGGTGTCTCGGGCGGCGTCGTCGCCGTCGCACCCGGCAAAGGGGCGATCGGCGCGTTCTCGCCGCGCCTCGACAAGGCCGGCAACAGCGTGCGCGGCCAGCGCGCCACAGCGCGGTTGTCACGGGCGCTCGGGCTCAACATCTTCGCCTCGCGCAGCTCGAACGCCGAGCTGCCGACCACCGACCGAACTCGAGGAGTGACGTGA
- a CDS encoding DUF308 domain-containing protein — MSITEEQARSLSGSLRTGLAVSGAVSAVIGILILVWPGHTAAVVTAVIAAWAVVGGIIYVALGLFAAALSGWAKAGHIILGALFIIGGIIAFTRLGAATTALFIFVGVLVGILWVIQGIAALATLGSARFKVPTLLFALLSIVVGIILLFSPLYSVVLWLWLGIALLVLGVLQIVRAITWTNRRTRTSADA, encoded by the coding sequence ATGTCCATCACAGAAGAACAGGCTCGCTCGCTGTCCGGTTCACTCCGGACCGGCCTCGCCGTCAGCGGCGCCGTCTCGGCCGTCATCGGGATCCTCATCCTGGTGTGGCCTGGCCACACCGCCGCCGTGGTCACAGCCGTCATCGCGGCCTGGGCCGTCGTCGGCGGCATCATCTACGTCGCGCTCGGCCTGTTCGCGGCGGCGCTCAGCGGGTGGGCGAAGGCCGGGCACATCATCCTCGGCGCCCTGTTCATCATCGGCGGCATCATCGCGTTCACGCGTCTCGGGGCCGCCACGACCGCACTGTTCATCTTCGTCGGGGTGCTCGTCGGCATCCTCTGGGTCATCCAGGGCATCGCCGCTCTCGCCACCCTCGGCAGCGCGCGCTTCAAGGTGCCGACTCTGCTGTTCGCACTGCTCAGCATCGTCGTCGGCATCATCCTGCTGTTCTCGCCGCTGTACTCGGTCGTGCTGTGGCTGTGGCTCGGCATCGCACTGCTCGTGCTCGGCGTGCTGCAGATCGTGCGCGCGATCACCTGGACGAACAGACGAACGCGAACGAGCGCGGATGCCTGA
- a CDS encoding threonine/serine exporter family protein, which yields MTQSDGARGTTLGRLGALLLDAGVSVTDVRDSLTHIDGGRMPALSFSVMPELVIVSDRDSGLAPVVATTQDELSFRQAARANQLARALELGALPLAAAPDEISAVRAMVRRHPQLGWVVGSTLTSVGLAVLTRSPWWSVLVAVLVGAVVGAVTVAMGRIAAAAAIVPFAATLVSTLMVGSFAHVAGIAQVPLFAVCAPIAILVPGAVITNALLELTATDIVTGSARLVYGLVVLGFMVAGVTAGVALTGLHLDPHSAGLIGQFAIAGPEHAGWSALPPLWLAWIGIVPLAIGVGLAFGSTPALTGVSVITMACAYGVLSALTPLVGKVVATGATAAALLIVARLIAQRALAAPASITFQPAFLLLVPGTVGLVAFASMDVARVADAVETFVSLCVGAKVGALFTAFHPSRRLDGDSPGRTS from the coding sequence ATGACGCAGTCCGATGGGGCTCGCGGAACGACTCTCGGCCGCCTCGGCGCCCTGCTGCTCGACGCGGGCGTGTCGGTCACGGATGTACGCGACTCACTCACCCACATCGACGGCGGTCGGATGCCTGCGCTGAGCTTTTCCGTCATGCCCGAGCTCGTCATCGTCTCGGACCGCGACTCCGGTCTCGCTCCGGTGGTCGCCACGACGCAGGACGAGCTGTCCTTTCGGCAGGCCGCACGCGCGAACCAGCTGGCGCGTGCGCTCGAGCTCGGCGCGCTGCCGCTCGCGGCGGCGCCCGATGAGATCTCGGCGGTGCGCGCCATGGTTCGACGGCACCCCCAGCTCGGCTGGGTGGTCGGCAGCACGCTCACTTCGGTCGGCCTCGCCGTGCTGACCCGTTCGCCTTGGTGGTCCGTGCTGGTCGCCGTGCTGGTCGGGGCGGTCGTCGGGGCGGTGACCGTCGCGATGGGCCGCATCGCCGCGGCGGCGGCGATCGTGCCGTTCGCCGCCACCCTCGTCTCGACGCTGATGGTCGGAAGCTTCGCCCACGTGGCCGGTATCGCACAGGTTCCGCTGTTCGCCGTCTGCGCGCCGATCGCGATCCTGGTGCCGGGGGCCGTGATCACCAATGCGCTGCTCGAGTTGACCGCGACCGACATCGTCACTGGCTCGGCTCGGCTCGTCTACGGCCTCGTCGTGCTGGGGTTCATGGTGGCAGGCGTCACCGCGGGTGTCGCCCTCACCGGGCTCCACCTCGATCCGCACTCGGCCGGGCTCATCGGGCAGTTCGCCATCGCCGGCCCCGAGCACGCCGGCTGGTCCGCGCTGCCGCCGCTGTGGCTCGCCTGGATCGGCATCGTGCCGCTCGCCATCGGCGTCGGCCTCGCGTTCGGGTCGACGCCGGCCCTCACAGGGGTGAGCGTCATCACGATGGCCTGCGCCTACGGGGTGCTCTCGGCGCTGACCCCGCTGGTCGGCAAGGTCGTCGCCACCGGCGCCACCGCCGCCGCGCTGTTGATCGTCGCCCGCCTCATCGCGCAGCGGGCCCTTGCCGCGCCCGCGAGCATCACCTTCCAGCCGGCGTTCCTGCTGCTCGTCCCTGGGACGGTCGGGCTCGTCGCCTTCGCGTCGATGGACGTCGCACGCGTGGCCGACGCCGTAGAGACATTCGTCAGTCTGTGCGTCGGCGCCAAAGTCGGAGCACTCTTCACCGCGTTTCACCCATCTCGCCGCCTCGACGGCGACTCGCCTGGCAGGACATCATGA
- a CDS encoding metal-dependent hydrolase family protein produces the protein MNTPFALTHATIVTGDETGTVLLDQTVSVGADGRIETVGPSAETTVATGRRQIDLTGKYLLPGLINAHAHLFADGKPLPAVLAKESLEGAVSVFFHSPAGKAMLKRRTRINVTTQLNSGVTTIRSLGDVGYEVVALREEIEAGRVLGPRLLAAGPLLAATGGHGAPLIALVGDNPWDARRNVRRNLRKGVTAIKIAATGGVTDARAIGEAGRPQMTEEEMAAICDEAHVAGILVAAHAQSREGVKRALRAGVDTIEHGCDMDDEMIGLFLENPRSLHGSSALVPTFQAALPLVKLDQSVTGINDIVRANAEMILARMIQGAADAVVHGITLGMGTDSALTYVTHYNTWRELDLAARYGGLTPTQALHAATQANARLLGLGDETGSVETGKSADLVVLPANPLEGFRAYADVELVVARGALIEKPEFTRFPEIDQQLDSF, from the coding sequence ATGAACACCCCATTCGCACTGACCCACGCCACGATCGTGACCGGCGACGAGACCGGCACCGTTCTCCTGGATCAGACCGTCTCAGTGGGCGCAGACGGCAGGATCGAGACCGTCGGACCCTCGGCGGAGACCACGGTCGCCACAGGCCGGCGTCAGATCGACCTGACCGGCAAATATCTCCTGCCCGGTCTGATCAATGCGCACGCACACCTGTTCGCCGACGGCAAGCCGCTGCCCGCCGTGCTCGCGAAGGAATCCCTCGAGGGCGCGGTGTCCGTGTTCTTCCACAGTCCGGCCGGCAAGGCGATGTTGAAGCGGCGGACCCGCATCAATGTCACCACGCAGTTGAACAGCGGCGTGACGACCATCCGCAGCCTCGGCGATGTCGGCTACGAGGTCGTCGCGCTGCGGGAGGAGATCGAAGCGGGCCGGGTCCTCGGTCCGCGGCTCCTGGCCGCCGGTCCGCTGCTCGCGGCCACGGGCGGCCACGGCGCACCCCTGATCGCACTGGTGGGCGACAACCCGTGGGACGCGCGACGCAACGTCCGCCGCAACCTGCGCAAGGGAGTCACGGCGATCAAGATCGCCGCAACCGGCGGTGTCACCGACGCGCGCGCGATCGGAGAGGCAGGCCGGCCACAGATGACCGAGGAGGAGATGGCGGCGATCTGCGATGAGGCGCACGTCGCCGGGATCCTCGTCGCCGCCCATGCGCAAAGCAGGGAAGGCGTGAAACGCGCGCTCCGCGCGGGAGTGGACACCATCGAGCACGGCTGCGATATGGACGACGAGATGATCGGGCTGTTCCTCGAGAATCCGCGCTCGTTGCACGGCAGCTCCGCACTGGTGCCGACGTTCCAGGCCGCGCTGCCACTGGTGAAACTCGATCAGAGCGTCACGGGCATCAACGACATCGTGCGGGCGAATGCCGAGATGATCCTCGCTCGCATGATCCAGGGCGCAGCCGACGCCGTCGTCCACGGCATCACGCTCGGCATGGGCACCGACTCCGCGCTCACCTACGTCACGCACTACAACACCTGGCGCGAGCTGGATCTCGCCGCCCGCTACGGCGGCCTCACTCCGACGCAGGCGCTGCATGCGGCGACCCAGGCGAACGCGCGGCTTCTCGGCCTGGGCGACGAGACCGGATCGGTCGAGACGGGCAAGTCCGCCGACCTGGTGGTGCTGCCTGCGAATCCGCTCGAGGGATTCCGCGCCTACGCCGACGTCGAGCTCGTCGTCGCTCGCGGCGCGCTCATCGAGAAGCCGGAATTCACCCGTTTTCCCGAAATCGACCAGCAGCTCGACTCGTTCTAG
- a CDS encoding glycosyltransferase, translating to MSAAPIAAVAVVVPVRDEEERLERCLAALASALAAVGTRVATQTMIVLDGCSDRSAQIAARWPFGRIEQAGLGVGRARAAGVEAAIGRLGGIAPDRVWIANTDADSQVPRDWLSRQVDLADGGWDTVLGTVAPDPLDLPEVLRDTSVSHAARSGAPVYGANLGVRASRYLAAGGFAPVYEHEDARLVAALRAGGARITSDRDLTVLTSGRPVGRAPGGYAGYLRRAAELARAAPDSLEEAG from the coding sequence GTGAGCGCCGCTCCGATCGCCGCAGTGGCGGTGGTCGTCCCGGTGCGCGACGAGGAGGAGCGGCTGGAGCGCTGCCTCGCCGCACTCGCGTCGGCGCTCGCCGCGGTGGGAACCCGCGTCGCGACGCAGACGATGATCGTGCTCGACGGCTGTTCCGACCGATCGGCGCAGATCGCCGCGCGGTGGCCGTTCGGGCGCATCGAACAGGCCGGCCTGGGCGTGGGCCGGGCCCGCGCGGCCGGCGTCGAGGCAGCCATCGGCAGGCTCGGCGGGATTGCGCCCGACCGCGTCTGGATCGCCAATACGGATGCCGACTCTCAGGTGCCCCGCGACTGGCTGTCGCGTCAGGTCGACCTCGCCGACGGCGGCTGGGACACGGTGCTCGGCACCGTCGCCCCCGACCCCCTCGACCTGCCCGAGGTGCTGCGAGACACCTCGGTCTCGCACGCGGCACGCTCCGGCGCGCCCGTGTACGGCGCCAATCTCGGCGTGCGCGCGAGCCGGTACCTGGCGGCCGGCGGGTTCGCCCCCGTGTACGAGCACGAGGACGCCCGCCTGGTCGCCGCCCTGCGTGCGGGCGGCGCGCGCATCACGTCGGACCGCGACCTCACCGTGCTCACCTCGGGGCGGCCGGTCGGCCGCGCCCCGGGCGGTTACGCCGGGTACTTGCGCCGCGCGGCCGAACTGGCCCGCGCGGCGCCCGACTCGCTTGAAGAAGCGGGTTAG